Within the Sulfitobacter sp. JL08 genome, the region CACGCCGGCCCCGCCTGACGGCGTTGTGGCCAAATCTGCCTGTGCCATCGCGGGCAGCATCGCTGAAACCGCAGCATCGGACATCGTCACAAACCAGTCGGCATCACGCGCCAGCCCGTTCAGGGCGATAATCGACGGTTCCTTGCAATCCAGCCGCCCCATGATGCTGTCAAGACCGGTTGTGGTTACACACTTGCCAGCTTTGATGCTGGCCTGCAGGGCCGGAGCGGCGTCAGGTTCAACCACGATGATAGTCGGCGCATTGCCCCACACCTTGCGCGCATAGGCGGCCACCGCCGTCGCCAGCCCGCCAACGCCGGCCTGCAATACGATATGGGTTGGCACTGTCGGGCATTGCTCAACCGCTTCGGCGGCCATTTGCAGATAGCCTTCCATCAGGATGTGGGGCAGTTCGGTATATCCCGCCCAGGCGCTGTCAGACAGCAGGGTCCAGCCGTTGGCATCCGCCGCGGCAGCTGCGGCGGCCATGCTTGCGGCATAATCGGCCCCTTCGCGTACCACATCCGCCCCCTGATCGCGCAATCGGATTGCAAAGCTTTCCGGTACGGTTTCGGCGATATAGATGACCGCGTTTGCACCGAACACCCGCGCGCCCGCCGCCACCGACATGCCGTGATTGCCCGCACTTGCCGTGACATAGGTGCGCCCCCGCAACGTGGTGGCGTCCGGCATTTCGGAAAGATCGCTGGCGTGGCGCGCAATCACGTAAGCCGCACCCAGTGCCTTGAAACTTCCAAGGTTCATGCGCGTGCGCTCATCCTTGACCCACAATGCGGAAATTCCCGCCTGCGTGGCCAGACTTGCGGCGTCCAACAATGGCGTCTCTGCCGCGGCAGGGCAGTGTTCCAGCAACGCCGCAACCCTGTGCGCGGCGATACTGGGATAGGGCGCTTCGGCCACCAGTTTCGGTTTGGCGCGGTGCGGGTTGGCGACAGCTTTCATGCCTTATCCCAACACGTCGGCCACGGCGGCCTTGGTCTGGGCCACCAGCTGATCTGCTTCGGGTTTGGTCAGGCAAAAGGGTGGTGCAAAGCCCAGAATATCGCCCTGCGGCATCGCCCGCCCGATCACGCCACGCGCGGCCAGTGCGCCGGCGATCTGCGGGCCGGTTTTGTCGGCGGCATCGAAAAATACACGATCATCCTTGTTCTTCACAAATTCCACCGCACACAACATGCCTTCACCACGAATGTCGCCCACATGCGGATGATCACCCAGTGCGGCGTGCATCGACTGGTTCAGATAGGCACCCACATCGGTGGCATTCGCGATCAGGTTCAGATCGTCGATCAGTTTCAGGTTCGCGACACCGGCCGCCGCACAGATCGGATGCGCCGAATAGGTCCAGCCATGCCCGATCGGGCCGTTTTCATCGGTGCCCTGTTCCAGAACCGCCCAAACCTTGTCGCTGACGATCGACCCCGACAGCGGCGCATAGGCCGATGTCAGACCTTTTGCGATGGTGATAATATCGGCTTCGATCCCGTAATGGTCCGATCCGAACATGCTGCCCAGCCGGCCAAAGCCGGTTACGACCTCGTCGGCGATCATCAGAATGTCGTGCTTTTTCAACACTGCCTGAATGGCGTCCCAGTACCCTTCGGGCGGGGGAACGATGCCACCGGTGCCCAGCACCGGCTCTCCGATGAAGGCGGCGATGGTATCGGCCCCTTCGCGGGCAATCAGATCTTCCAGCGACTGCACGCATTGTGCAACAAACTGCGCCTCGTTCTGGTCGGCATCCGTGCGGCGGTAATAATAGGGCGCATCGGTGTGCAGCACCTGCGCCAGCGGCAGATCGAATTTCTTGTGAAACAGCTCAAGCCCGGTCAGTGACCCGGTGACAAGCCCCGACCCGTGATAGCCGCGCCAGCGCGATATGATCTTTTTCTTTTCCGGGCGACCCAGAATATTGTTGTAATACCAGACCAGCTTGACATTGGTTTCGTTGGCGTCCGATCCGCCCAGCCCGAAATAGACCTTGGACATATTCGAAGGCGCGCGATCCAGGATCATCTTGGACAGGGTGATCGATGCCTCCGTGCCGTGCCCGACATAGGAATGGTAATAGGCCAGTTCGCCGGCTTGCTGGGCAATGGCGTCGGTAATCTCGCGCCGTCCATAGCCTGCATTCACGCAGTAAAGTCCGGCAAACCCGTCCAGCAATCTGTTGCCGTCGCGATCCTCGATATGGCAGCCGCTGGCGGTCTGGATGGTCCGCGACGGGCTTTCGCCACGGGCGTGCTGGGCCAGATGGGTCGAGGGGTGAAAGAAATTGTCACGGTCCCATTGGTCCAGTTGATCGTTGCGCAGCATGTTAGGTTCCTTTTCAGTGCAGATGTCAGTGTTTGCCACTGGTATACAGGGCATAGGCATGGGTTGCGATTGCGGTATCTTGTGCGCCTGTTCCGGTCAGATCGCAAATCGTTATGTCACTTTGGGCGCGCCGCCCGGGTTTGGCGCCGGTCACGACCTCGCCCAGTTCGGCGGGCGTGCCTTTGGTCCACAGACCCGCGGCCAGCGCGCTGCGCAATTCGCCCAGCACCTCGCATTGGCTGACACGGTCGCAGATATAGGCATCGGCGCGCTCCAGCGCGCGCGGGTCGATTTCGTTCTTGTAATCCGCATCCGATCCCAGCGCGGTGATGTGCAACCCGGGATGAAGCCAGACTGCATCGATCACCGGCGCGCGTGATGCCGTCGCTGTCACGACAAGCTGGCTGTCACGGACCAGCGCTTGCGCATCCTCGACGGCCTGCGCCTTTATCCCCAGTGCGCGCGCCAGATCGTCAGCACAGGTCTGAGCCTTATCCATATCGCGCCCATGCACCAGCACGCGGGCGAACGGGCGCACCAGATGCGCCGCTTCGATCTGTAATCGGGCCTGCATTCCGGTCCCGATGACCCCTGCCGTTTCCACGCTTTCTGGGGCCAGATGGCGCGCGGCCACGGCCCCGGCGGCAGCGGTGCGCAGATCGGTCAGGTACCCGTTGTCCAGCAACACCGCCTCGACCATGCCGGTCTTGACGGAAAACAGCACCATCAACCCGTTCAGGTTGGGCAGGCCAAGCGCGGCATTGCCGTAAAAACCGGTGCTGACCTTCAGCGCGAAACTGTCGAACCCGGGCAGGTATGCGGTTTTCGCGTCCACCTCTCCGTTGCTGTCATGCAGTTCCATCGACATGATCGGCGGCATGATCACACCACCGCTGGCCAGCGCCACAAAGGCGCGTTCGGTCAGGTCGATCATGCCGGTGTCCAGCCCGACCAGCGCGCGCAACTGGTCTTCGGAAACGATGGCAATGTCATGCGGCATAGCGGTGTCCTTTCAATATCATGTCGCCCAGTTCGATGTCCTGTCCGGCCATGATCCGGTGAAAGACATGCATATCCAGATTGCGCCCCGTCAAGATCGTGGCCACAGGCCCCGCCAGATCGGGCAATTTGCCCGCCAGAACCGCCGCCAGCCCGACGACGCTGCCGCCTTCGGCGACCAGACGGTCCTGATAGAACAGGGTTTGCATGGCGTTGTAAATCTCGGCCTCGCTGACCAGAACGACATCATCCAGCAACGCGCGGCACAATGGAAAGGACAACCGGTTCTGCGCCCCGATGCCTCCCCCAAGACTGTCGGCAAGGCTGGCATATTCCGGCACAGTAACCGGATGGCCTGCGCGCAATGCGGCCTCCATGGCCGCGCCCCTGTCCATGCTGATACCGATCACGCGCACCGCCGGGTCCAGCGCCTTGGCCGCCAGTGCTACGCCCGCCGCCAGCCCGCCACCCGACAACGGCACCAGCACTGTGCGGATGTCAGGGCGGGCCTGCATGATCTCAAGCCCGATGGTGCCTTGGCCGGCAATCACAAACGGATCGTCAAAGGGCGAAATGTCGGCAAGCCCTTCGGCATCGACCAGACGCCGGCTTTCGGCCAGCGCATCGTTCTGCGACTGCCCGATGATGCGCACATCCGCGCCGAGCGCGCGGATCCCGTCAACCTTGGCCTGTGGCACCAGATGCGACATGCAGATCACCGCACGCAATCCGCGCAAACCGGCGGCAAAAGCCACGCCGCGCCCGTGATTACCGGTGGAACAACAGGTGACACCGGCTGTGCCATCCGGCAGGGCCATCACCGCATTCAGCGCGCCGCGCAGTTTGAACGCACCGATCGGCTGCGCGATTTCCAGCTTCATCAGAAATTCGCTGCCCGCCACCGAACTCATATGGGGTGACGGAACCAGCGGCGTGTGATCCGCGACCCCGCGAATGGCCGAAGCGGCCTGTTCCACGTCCGCCAGCGTCAGGCCAGATGCACCGCTCGTGCTGTTTTTGGCTTGACGTGACACCTGTCCCCCCGTTTTGTCAGACCGTCCATACACAAAACAATTGGCCCGCCACGTCAACCTTTCGGGCACAAAATATCAGGGAGAGCATCGTGACACACGCCAATCCAGCTTTCAGCCAGACAGAATTCGGCCGCCGTCTGGCGCTGACCCGCGCAGCGATGGAAAAGGCAGGGATCGATGTTCTTTACGTACAGGATCCGTCGAACATGGCCTGGCTGACCGGCTATGACGGATGGTCGTTTTATGTGCATCAGGGTGTTCTGGTGTTTGGTGACGCCGATCCGGTCTGGTGGGGGCGGCGGCAGGATGCCAATGGCGCGTTGCGCACCGTCTGGATGAAGGACGACCGCGTGCATTGCTATGCCGATCACTATGTTCAATCCACCCTGCGCCATCCGATGCAGGATCTGGCGGGCCATATCCGCGACGCCGGATATGGCGGCAAGCGGGTCGGCGTCGAGATGGACAATTACTATTTCTCGGCCAAGGCCTACCAGACGCTGACAACGGAATTGCCGGACGCGACATTTATCGATGCCACGGCGCTGGTCAACTGGCAGCGCGCCGTAAAATCGGACGAAGAAATCGCCATGATGCGCAAGGCCGCGCGCATCGCCGAACACGTGATGGACGGCGTGATCGAACGCATCGAACCGGGTATGCGAAAAAACGATCTAGTGGCCGAGATTTACCGCGACACCATTCGCGGGGTCGAAAACGACTGGGGCGATTATCCGGCCATCGTGCCGCTGTTGCCGTCCGGCACCGATGCCGCTGCGCCGCACCTGACATGGGATGGCACGCCGTTCAAATCGGGGGAGGGTACGTTTTTTGAACTGGC harbors:
- a CDS encoding pyridoxal-phosphate dependent enzyme, translated to MKAVANPHRAKPKLVAEAPYPSIAAHRVAALLEHCPAAAETPLLDAASLATQAGISALWVKDERTRMNLGSFKALGAAYVIARHASDLSEMPDATTLRGRTYVTASAGNHGMSVAAGARVFGANAVIYIAETVPESFAIRLRDQGADVVREGADYAASMAAAAAAADANGWTLLSDSAWAGYTELPHILMEGYLQMAAEAVEQCPTVPTHIVLQAGVGGLATAVAAYARKVWGNAPTIIVVEPDAAPALQASIKAGKCVTTTGLDSIMGRLDCKEPSIIALNGLARDADWFVTMSDAAVSAMLPAMAQADLATTPSGGAGVAMVLTEQARAAVGIGADARVLCFLSEVAD
- a CDS encoding aspartate aminotransferase family protein, yielding MLRNDQLDQWDRDNFFHPSTHLAQHARGESPSRTIQTASGCHIEDRDGNRLLDGFAGLYCVNAGYGRREITDAIAQQAGELAYYHSYVGHGTEASITLSKMILDRAPSNMSKVYFGLGGSDANETNVKLVWYYNNILGRPEKKKIISRWRGYHGSGLVTGSLTGLELFHKKFDLPLAQVLHTDAPYYYRRTDADQNEAQFVAQCVQSLEDLIAREGADTIAAFIGEPVLGTGGIVPPPEGYWDAIQAVLKKHDILMIADEVVTGFGRLGSMFGSDHYGIEADIITIAKGLTSAYAPLSGSIVSDKVWAVLEQGTDENGPIGHGWTYSAHPICAAAGVANLKLIDDLNLIANATDVGAYLNQSMHAALGDHPHVGDIRGEGMLCAVEFVKNKDDRVFFDAADKTGPQIAGALAARGVIGRAMPQGDILGFAPPFCLTKPEADQLVAQTKAAVADVLG
- a CDS encoding cyclodeaminase, with translation MPHDIAIVSEDQLRALVGLDTGMIDLTERAFVALASGGVIMPPIMSMELHDSNGEVDAKTAYLPGFDSFALKVSTGFYGNAALGLPNLNGLMVLFSVKTGMVEAVLLDNGYLTDLRTAAAGAVAARHLAPESVETAGVIGTGMQARLQIEAAHLVRPFARVLVHGRDMDKAQTCADDLARALGIKAQAVEDAQALVRDSQLVVTATASRAPVIDAVWLHPGLHITALGSDADYKNEIDPRALERADAYICDRVSQCEVLGELRSALAAGLWTKGTPAELGEVVTGAKPGRRAQSDITICDLTGTGAQDTAIATHAYALYTSGKH
- the eutB gene encoding hydroxyectoine utilization dehydratase EutB, giving the protein MSRQAKNSTSGASGLTLADVEQAASAIRGVADHTPLVPSPHMSSVAGSEFLMKLEIAQPIGAFKLRGALNAVMALPDGTAGVTCCSTGNHGRGVAFAAGLRGLRAVICMSHLVPQAKVDGIRALGADVRIIGQSQNDALAESRRLVDAEGLADISPFDDPFVIAGQGTIGLEIMQARPDIRTVLVPLSGGGLAAGVALAAKALDPAVRVIGISMDRGAAMEAALRAGHPVTVPEYASLADSLGGGIGAQNRLSFPLCRALLDDVVLVSEAEIYNAMQTLFYQDRLVAEGGSVVGLAAVLAGKLPDLAGPVATILTGRNLDMHVFHRIMAGQDIELGDMILKGHRYAA
- the doeA gene encoding ectoine hydrolase DoeA (DoeA (degradation of ectoine A) is also called EutD (ectoine utilization D).) — encoded protein: MTHANPAFSQTEFGRRLALTRAAMEKAGIDVLYVQDPSNMAWLTGYDGWSFYVHQGVLVFGDADPVWWGRRQDANGALRTVWMKDDRVHCYADHYVQSTLRHPMQDLAGHIRDAGYGGKRVGVEMDNYYFSAKAYQTLTTELPDATFIDATALVNWQRAVKSDEEIAMMRKAARIAEHVMDGVIERIEPGMRKNDLVAEIYRDTIRGVENDWGDYPAIVPLLPSGTDAAAPHLTWDGTPFKSGEGTFFELAGCYRRYHVPFCRSVYLGTPPDFLKKAEAALVEGLEAGLEAARPGNRAQDIAKALAAPLERAGIERGARCGYPIGLSYPPDWGERTISLREEDETVLQPGMTFHFMPGLWMDDWGLEITESILIRDNGAAECFCNRPRKMFVKP